One genomic segment of Francisella persica ATCC VR-331 includes these proteins:
- a CDS encoding SurA N-terminal domain-containing protein, with protein sequence MKKLMIIISLVLILTNAYSDISSAMFQNSFDATSAVSINTSDKKYLVNKTVAIVNSKPITSFELDQEVAKLKAMQPNSTFNTDPLKLKRQALQDLISQSVLLQLAERNNITISNQQLDTTIQDIAAKNGVSMWSLKLNIEAAGMSFDSYKKRIRDQLMISRLQQQAIAQQVYVSPEEIQKYIKKHQKQFDKEMAPIKLYTLKNLIVALPDSQKARQKKIDLFKKLALAVNDGSIDFSEVVKQFSQASNAISGGIVSQQVKFDSIPEIYKKYVKGLKDHQVSQPFIVNHTLQMIYIDNLDEKAPILSKKVTKYYVYAIEIKLDGSMTEDGAKSSLERARIAIESGQEFAKVAMKYNQNYDHPNGKFRWVSELDSPPSLPLAAFAQIKQLKENELSEPFQADGKTWMIIKYTKTKEYDATEQLKEQKALEAIFSEKAQEIYKTWLTSMKDDAYIEILEEDFKTPELY encoded by the coding sequence ATGAAGAAGTTAATGATAATTATTTCGTTGGTCCTCATATTAACTAATGCTTATTCAGATATCTCTTCAGCTATGTTTCAAAACTCTTTTGATGCTACATCGGCAGTGTCAATCAATACATCAGATAAAAAGTATCTTGTAAACAAGACAGTTGCCATAGTAAATAGTAAACCAATTACATCTTTTGAGTTAGATCAAGAGGTTGCTAAGCTAAAAGCAATGCAGCCAAATTCAACTTTTAATACAGATCCTCTAAAACTAAAAAGACAGGCGCTACAAGACTTGATATCTCAAAGTGTTTTATTGCAACTTGCGGAGCGTAATAATATTACAATATCTAACCAACAATTAGATACCACAATACAAGATATTGCTGCAAAAAATGGTGTATCGATGTGGTCTTTAAAGCTTAATATCGAAGCAGCTGGTATGTCTTTTGATAGTTATAAAAAAAGAATTAGAGATCAGCTTATGATAAGCCGACTGCAACAGCAAGCTATAGCACAGCAAGTATATGTTTCCCCTGAAGAAATACAGAAATATATTAAAAAACATCAAAAACAGTTTGATAAAGAAATGGCTCCTATTAAGTTATATACGCTTAAAAATCTTATTGTGGCTTTACCAGATTCTCAAAAAGCGCGCCAAAAGAAAATAGATTTGTTTAAAAAACTAGCTCTTGCTGTCAATGACGGTAGTATTGATTTTTCTGAAGTTGTTAAGCAGTTTTCTCAAGCTTCAAATGCAATCTCTGGAGGTATAGTTAGTCAACAGGTTAAGTTTGATTCAATACCTGAGATATATAAGAAATATGTAAAAGGACTTAAAGATCATCAAGTATCGCAACCTTTTATAGTTAATCATACATTGCAAATGATATATATAGATAATCTTGATGAAAAAGCACCAATTTTAAGTAAAAAAGTAACAAAGTATTATGTTTATGCCATAGAGATAAAGCTCGATGGTAGTATGACCGAGGATGGTGCTAAAAGTTCTCTTGAAAGAGCAAGAATTGCTATTGAGAGTGGTCAAGAATTTGCTAAAGTTGCGATGAAATATAACCAAAATTATGATCATCCTAATGGTAAATTTAGATGGGTATCAGAACTTGATAGTCCACCTTCATTACCTCTTGCTGCGTTTGCACAAATTAAGCAATTAAAAGAAAACGAATTATCAGAACCTTTTCAAGCTGATGGTAAAACTTGGATGATTATTAAATATACCAAAACCAAAGAGTATGATGCTACTGAGCAGCTTAAAGAACAAAAAGCATTAGAAGCAATATTCTCTGAAAAGGCTCAAGAAATTTATAAAACTTGGCTAACATCAATGAAAGATGATGCATATATAGAAATACTCGAAGAAGATTTTAAAACACCTGAACTTTACTAA
- the rsmA gene encoding 16S rRNA (adenine(1518)-N(6)/adenine(1519)-N(6))-dimethyltransferase RsmA, whose translation MQYKTKAEKSLGQNFLQDENIIRKIVQLANIKKHDIVVEIGPGLGALTRYLLSSSDNVSVVEFDTSVIDILVANCQKYGIPRIYNQDFLKFDMSSLESTSNKKIKLIGNLPYNISSPILFKVIKDSEKIVDAHFMLQKEVVERIVSLPNSKSYGRLSVILQYHFNCSMILKIPPEVFYPQPKVDSAILRLKPKDNKLLLKNYNFFEKIVKQSFAQRRKTLHNNLKCILKERKIDHNTLRIDTNLRAENLSVGDFVSLANFLS comes from the coding sequence ATGCAATATAAGACAAAGGCAGAGAAATCGCTAGGACAGAATTTTCTACAAGATGAAAATATAATTCGTAAGATTGTTCAGCTAGCTAATATAAAAAAGCATGATATAGTCGTCGAGATTGGACCTGGTTTAGGGGCTCTGACAAGATATTTACTTTCAAGTAGTGATAATGTCAGTGTTGTTGAGTTTGATACAAGTGTTATTGATATACTGGTAGCAAATTGCCAAAAATATGGAATTCCACGTATATATAATCAAGATTTCTTGAAATTTGATATGTCTTCTTTGGAGAGTACATCAAATAAAAAAATAAAACTAATAGGTAATCTTCCTTACAATATTTCCTCACCAATCCTTTTTAAAGTAATCAAAGATAGTGAGAAAATTGTTGATGCTCATTTTATGCTACAAAAAGAAGTTGTTGAAAGAATAGTTTCTTTGCCTAATAGTAAATCCTATGGAAGATTATCGGTGATATTACAGTATCACTTTAACTGTAGTATGATTTTAAAAATTCCTCCCGAAGTTTTTTATCCACAGCCTAAGGTTGACTCAGCTATTCTACGACTTAAACCTAAAGATAATAAATTATTACTAAAAAACTACAATTTTTTTGAAAAAATTGTCAAACAAAGCTTTGCGCAACGTAGAAAAACTTTGCATAATAACTTAAAGTGTATATTAAAAGAGCGAAAAATTGATCATAACACACTGCGTATAGATACTAATCTTAGAGCAGAGAATTTAAGTGTTGGAGATTTTGTCAGCTTAGCAAACTTTTTAAGTTAA
- a CDS encoding symmetrical bis(5'-nucleosyl)-tetraphosphatase, whose translation MATYVIGDVQGCYDELQLLLQKINFDIQKDRLIFAGDIINKGHKSLETINFIMSLGSSAQVTLGNHEILFLAVSYDYLPSNNKNTFNDVIKAKNLKEIQDWLCNQNLLIRIDDIFITHAGIPHIWSPKKAMKRANEVEFVLKNQTTRRLLLANLFNNEGDKWDKELEGIERWLCILNYFTRMRTIDKNGRLNLKFSLTIDQIPENFKPWFKLKHKKFTNNYKIIFGHWAAIKGETKDNNVIALDTGCVFGGKLSCYCIETDKKYAVKALRSYKDI comes from the coding sequence ATGGCTACATATGTTATTGGTGATGTACAGGGCTGTTACGATGAACTGCAATTATTACTACAAAAGATAAATTTTGATATACAAAAAGATAGACTTATTTTTGCTGGTGATATTATTAATAAAGGTCATAAGTCTCTTGAGACTATAAACTTTATCATGTCTTTGGGCAGTTCAGCGCAGGTTACTTTAGGTAATCATGAAATATTATTTTTAGCCGTTAGTTATGATTATTTACCATCAAACAATAAAAATACCTTTAATGATGTTATCAAAGCAAAAAATCTAAAGGAGATTCAAGATTGGTTGTGTAATCAAAATCTTTTAATAAGAATTGATGATATTTTTATAACTCACGCAGGAATTCCACATATTTGGTCACCTAAAAAAGCAATGAAAAGGGCAAATGAAGTAGAGTTTGTGCTAAAAAACCAAACAACTAGAAGACTTTTATTAGCAAATCTTTTTAACAATGAAGGTGATAAATGGGATAAGGAATTAGAGGGTATTGAAAGATGGTTATGTATTCTGAACTACTTCACAAGGATGAGAACTATTGATAAAAATGGTCGTTTGAACCTTAAATTTAGTTTAACTATCGATCAGATACCTGAAAACTTTAAACCATGGTTCAAATTAAAGCATAAGAAATTTACAAATAACTATAAGATAATCTTTGGACACTGGGCAGCTATCAAAGGTGAGACAAAAGATAACAATGTAATAGCTTTAGATACAGGATGCGTATTTGGAGGTAAGCTTAGTTGTTATTGTATTGAGACAGATAAAAAGTATGCAGTCAAAGCACTCAGAAGCTATAAGGATATTTAG
- the accB gene encoding acetyl-CoA carboxylase biotin carboxyl carrier protein has product MDLLKAIDRVAEILNSSDIKEIRVKDGCSSIFMTKNNTAAITGVVSTAPVVSSVAPALATPTATSTVTPVAPADTVEEIHGEEIKSPMVGTFYSASSPDAAPYVKEGQEVKKGDVLCIIEAMKIMNKIEAERAGKIVKVIAKDGEPVQFDQPLFIIE; this is encoded by the coding sequence ATGGACTTACTAAAAGCGATTGATAGAGTGGCTGAAATTCTTAACTCAAGTGATATAAAGGAAATCAGAGTTAAAGATGGTTGTTCAAGCATCTTTATGACAAAAAATAATACAGCAGCTATTACAGGTGTAGTTTCTACTGCACCTGTTGTTAGCAGCGTTGCTCCAGCTTTAGCGACTCCTACTGCTACTTCAACAGTTACTCCAGTAGCACCAGCAGATACAGTTGAAGAAATACATGGTGAAGAGATTAAGTCTCCAATGGTGGGTACTTTCTATAGTGCATCTTCACCAGATGCTGCTCCTTATGTTAAGGAAGGTCAAGAAGTTAAAAAAGGTGATGTGCTATGCATTATCGAAGCAATGAAAATTATGAATAAGATTGAAGCAGAAAGAGCAGGTAAAATTGTTAAAGTGATTGCTAAAGATGGTGAGCCTGTTCAGTTTGATCAACCTCTATTTATTATTGAATAA
- the accC gene encoding acetyl-CoA carboxylase biotin carboxylase subunit — protein sequence MIKKILIANRGEIALRILRACRELEIKIVAVYSTADANLMHVKLADEAVCIGPPAPNLSYLNIQAIITAAEITNADAIHPGYGFLSENAKFAKAVEESGFIFIGPRAESIEIMGNKVEAIKYMKKAGVPCVPGSGGPLGSDEKKNLEIADKIGYPVIIKAAGGGGGRGMSIVRKKEDLISAISLTKSEARIAFNNDMVYMEKFLENPRHIEIQVFGDGEGNAVYLFERDCSTQRRHQKVIEEAPAIGLTDEERKRIGEQCVSACKILKYRGAGTFEFLYEDGEFYFIEMNTRIQVEHPVTESITSTDLIKEQIRVANGEGLSWKQEDIAIVGHAIECRINAEDPERMIPSPGKIDMYHPPAGPRVRVDSHIYSGYVVPPNYDSMIAKVIVRGHNRETALQKMCAALEEMVINGINTNIPLHQEILNNEDFIKGGTNIHFLEKLLEQKNKAK from the coding sequence ATGATTAAAAAAATACTAATTGCCAATAGAGGTGAGATAGCTCTTAGGATTTTAAGAGCTTGTAGAGAGCTGGAAATTAAGATAGTTGCTGTGTATTCTACAGCTGATGCTAACCTTATGCATGTTAAACTAGCTGATGAAGCAGTTTGTATAGGTCCTCCTGCTCCTAATCTTAGTTATCTAAATATCCAAGCTATTATAACTGCTGCTGAAATTACTAATGCTGATGCGATACATCCAGGTTATGGTTTCTTATCAGAAAATGCAAAATTTGCTAAAGCTGTTGAAGAGAGTGGCTTCATATTCATCGGCCCACGTGCAGAAAGTATAGAGATAATGGGTAATAAAGTTGAAGCTATCAAATACATGAAAAAAGCTGGTGTCCCATGCGTACCAGGTTCAGGTGGTCCATTAGGAAGTGATGAAAAGAAAAACTTAGAAATTGCTGATAAAATTGGCTACCCAGTTATAATTAAAGCTGCTGGTGGTGGCGGTGGTCGCGGGATGAGTATTGTTAGAAAGAAAGAAGATCTTATTAGTGCTATTTCTCTAACAAAGAGTGAAGCGAGAATAGCTTTTAATAATGATATGGTTTATATGGAAAAATTCCTAGAAAATCCTCGCCATATTGAAATCCAAGTTTTTGGTGATGGTGAAGGTAATGCCGTATACCTATTTGAAAGAGATTGCTCTACTCAAAGAAGACACCAAAAAGTTATTGAAGAAGCTCCAGCAATTGGTCTTACTGATGAGGAAAGAAAGCGTATTGGTGAGCAGTGTGTTAGCGCATGTAAGATATTAAAATATCGTGGGGCGGGTACTTTTGAATTCTTGTATGAGGATGGTGAGTTCTACTTTATTGAGATGAATACTAGAATTCAGGTAGAGCATCCTGTTACTGAGTCAATTACTTCTACAGACCTTATCAAAGAGCAAATCAGAGTTGCTAATGGTGAAGGTTTAAGCTGGAAGCAAGAAGACATAGCTATAGTAGGACATGCAATTGAGTGTAGAATAAATGCAGAAGATCCTGAAAGAATGATTCCTTCACCTGGTAAGATTGATATGTATCATCCGCCAGCAGGGCCGAGAGTGCGTGTAGACTCACATATATATTCAGGTTACGTTGTTCCCCCAAACTATGACTCAATGATAGCTAAGGTTATTGTGCGTGGTCATAATAGAGAGACAGCGTTACAGAAAATGTGTGCGGCTTTAGAAGAAATGGTGATTAATGGTATTAATACAAATATACCACTTCATCAAGAGATTCTAAATAATGAAGATTTTATTAAGGGTGGAACTAATATTCACTTCTTAGAGAAATTATTAGAGCAAAAAAACAAAGCTAAATAA
- the epmA gene encoding EF-P lysine aminoacylase EpmA: MNLENIKKRAEYLTKIRNFFKNLDVLEVDTPLAYDYAVTDPFIDVFVINTLAGKKYLQSSPEYAMKRLLAAGSGSIYQICKAFRDEPCDKLHNHEFTIIEWYCVDIDYFQLMQEMQKLFAILKANLEFIYLSYQEAFQKYCNINPHDICLSELQVLVRENVGEIHGFKNPTIADCLDILFSYKIEKNLNQQNTVYFIYDYTVHQSALARIINDKNNQLVAARFEVFYNGIELANGYYELIDKKEQLKRFENDLATRKQQQKSLLDIDTKLLECLENIPECSGVALGFDRLLMSLEGISDIKNLSILD, from the coding sequence ATGAATTTAGAAAATATTAAAAAACGCGCTGAATATCTTACAAAGATTCGTAATTTTTTCAAAAATTTAGATGTCCTAGAAGTAGATACCCCTCTAGCATATGATTATGCGGTTACTGATCCATTTATAGATGTATTTGTTATAAATACATTAGCTGGAAAAAAGTATCTGCAAAGCTCTCCAGAATATGCAATGAAAAGATTACTTGCAGCTGGTAGTGGTAGTATTTATCAAATTTGTAAAGCTTTTCGTGATGAACCTTGTGATAAGTTACATAATCATGAATTCACAATTATAGAATGGTATTGTGTAGATATAGATTACTTTCAACTAATGCAGGAAATGCAAAAGTTATTTGCTATACTCAAAGCAAATTTAGAGTTTATCTACTTAAGCTATCAAGAAGCATTTCAAAAATATTGTAACATTAATCCACACGATATTTGTTTATCTGAACTACAAGTACTAGTTAGAGAAAATGTTGGTGAAATTCATGGCTTTAAAAATCCAACTATAGCAGATTGCTTAGATATTCTTTTTAGTTATAAAATAGAAAAAAACCTCAATCAGCAAAATACTGTTTATTTTATCTATGACTATACAGTCCACCAGTCAGCTCTAGCTAGAATAATTAATGATAAAAATAATCAATTAGTTGCCGCAAGATTTGAAGTTTTTTATAATGGTATAGAACTAGCAAATGGTTACTATGAACTTATAGATAAAAAAGAGCAATTAAAGCGCTTTGAGAATGATCTTGCAACAAGAAAACAACAACAAAAGTCTCTTTTAGATATTGATACTAAACTTCTAGAGTGTTTAGAAAATATTCCTGAATGTTCCGGAGTTGCTTTAGGCTTTGATAGACTACTTATGAGTTTAGAGGGTATTAGCGATATAAAAAATCTCAGTATTTTAGATTAG
- a CDS encoding biotin--[acetyl-CoA-carboxylase] ligase: protein MKNHHYIKTQLNQYIDDIKIEYFPTIDSTNDYLLATNLTHKYHFCYVDKQTKGRGRRGDKWISEDKDNIYSTLAFHCNSAITADSLKSIKIALGVLVAIKKYIPKNLRQYLKIKLPNDIYFQDQKLAGILIETKNIKKYGFDIIIGVGINVNMTNTDENIDREWTSLSNINNQQLNSSRVIVDLVKRIIYSFNTSDTTALAQLANYDYILDKKIIFNYANQSYQGITKGISKDLRLKIIDENNNYCKFELANINKIRVIK from the coding sequence ATGAAAAATCATCACTACATAAAAACGCAACTTAACCAATATATAGATGATATAAAAATTGAATATTTTCCAACTATAGATTCAACAAATGACTACTTATTAGCAACAAATTTGACACATAAATATCACTTTTGTTATGTAGATAAGCAAACAAAAGGTCGTGGTCGTCGTGGTGATAAGTGGATTTCTGAAGATAAAGATAATATCTACTCAACATTAGCATTTCATTGTAATTCTGCTATCACAGCTGATTCACTTAAAAGTATCAAAATAGCCTTAGGGGTCTTAGTAGCTATCAAAAAATATATACCCAAAAATCTACGACAATACCTAAAAATAAAATTACCAAATGATATTTATTTTCAAGATCAAAAACTTGCTGGGATACTCATAGAAACTAAAAATATCAAAAAATATGGTTTTGATATTATTATTGGTGTAGGTATTAATGTCAATATGACAAATACTGATGAAAATATTGATCGCGAATGGACATCTTTATCAAACATAAATAACCAACAATTAAACTCCTCTAGGGTTATAGTTGATTTAGTTAAAAGAATTATTTATAGCTTTAATACAAGTGATACCACTGCGCTAGCACAATTAGCTAATTATGATTATATCTTAGATAAAAAAATTATTTTTAACTATGCTAATCAAAGCTATCAAGGTATCACCAAAGGTATTTCTAAAGATCTTAGACTAAAAATCATAGATGAAAATAATAATTATTGTAAATTTGAATTAGCTAATATTAATAAAATTAGAGTTATAAAATGA
- a CDS encoding AI-2E family transporter: MLLKTIKDWYQNRYQNNEPIVFVGLMLFFYLILTFLGDYIAPILAALVIAYLLDTFVNILQKVTKLKRIVLVYIVYIMFLIALLSLIFILLPIIINQLIDFVKQASHILSSLKTSLEELSAKYPTILTEERINFIVSWFDSIDWKKISSNVGSFILQNTATTLPVLFSVLIYLFLVPLMVFYFLKDKEKMINWFKSFLPEKNGALYYVWNDLKPKLADYVRGKAIELIIVSTLTYIGFAYFDLNYAVLLAVGVGLSVIIPYVGMVIITIPVVMVGILQFGLNGTFVSMLIVFFIIQALDGNLLVPLLFSEVLDMHPVGVVSAILIFGGIWGLWGIFFAIPLGLLFISGVNMFRNHLKGKKAQADINLC, from the coding sequence ATGCTTTTAAAAACTATAAAAGATTGGTACCAAAACAGATATCAAAATAATGAGCCAATAGTATTTGTTGGTTTAATGCTATTTTTTTATCTAATTTTAACTTTTTTAGGTGATTATATAGCTCCAATACTGGCTGCACTAGTAATTGCATATCTACTTGATACTTTTGTAAATATTTTACAAAAAGTTACTAAGCTTAAGCGTATAGTTTTAGTATACATTGTTTATATTATGTTTTTGATAGCACTTCTATCACTAATATTTATATTACTACCAATTATCATTAATCAGCTTATTGACTTTGTAAAACAAGCTTCACATATATTATCAAGTTTAAAAACTAGTTTAGAGGAACTATCAGCAAAATATCCTACAATCCTTACAGAAGAACGTATAAATTTTATCGTAAGTTGGTTTGATAGTATTGATTGGAAAAAAATTAGCTCAAATGTTGGTTCTTTTATTTTACAAAACACTGCAACAACATTACCAGTTTTATTTTCTGTACTAATTTATCTGTTTCTAGTACCATTAATGGTTTTTTATTTTCTCAAAGATAAAGAAAAAATGATTAATTGGTTTAAATCATTTTTACCAGAAAAAAATGGTGCTTTATACTATGTTTGGAATGATCTAAAACCAAAACTAGCTGACTATGTAAGAGGAAAGGCAATCGAACTTATTATCGTTTCTACTCTTACATATATTGGTTTTGCCTACTTTGATCTAAACTATGCGGTACTTTTAGCTGTTGGAGTTGGCTTATCAGTAATAATTCCTTATGTTGGCATGGTAATTATTACAATTCCTGTTGTAATGGTAGGAATTTTGCAGTTTGGCTTAAATGGTACTTTTGTATCAATGTTGATAGTGTTTTTTATAATCCAAGCACTTGATGGTAATTTGTTAGTACCTCTACTTTTTTCAGAAGTTCTAGATATGCATCCCGTAGGTGTTGTTTCGGCAATTCTCATATTTGGTGGTATATGGGGGCTATGGGGAATATTCTTTGCAATACCACTAGGTCTGCTATTTATCTCAGGTGTAAATATGTTTAGAAATCATCTGAAAGGTAAAAAAGCTCAGGCTGATATAAATCTATGCTAA
- the gadC gene encoding glutamate transporter GadC, whose protein sequence is MEQIISSKKFGLIRLIMINIIAVDSLRNISITAQAGWIVITFYILAGIFFLIPCALLTAEMSTGSSQETGGIYIWVKKAFGKRLGFLVIWLQWVYNLVWFPSICGFFAGVIAYVIAPLIGQDANQLVANPWYMISMSLVMFWSATAINLFGIKTSSTISTLGAIIGTLLPMFIIIIIAIIWSISHAAELVVPNISDFIPSGKNISSWALFITVMFSLFGLEMSAIHAANVKNAKKNFPRALLISGSIILGSLILLNIAVILVSSQLQIGDVDIVTGLMVSFHYFFSQINMPWMTYIIAVTLIFGAFTTTSAWIMGLSRAFMVVSNDNVLPQIFGRTNKNDAPDTILITQALVFTVFCFSYIFMPSVNEAYWYLSDLTAQLAVIAYILMFITAVKLKISSPLQEGQYEIWKGSFGTIIMALLGCFSCLVAIIVGFIPIDNMAISVLNFDMMLIIGVVIALIIPAVIAIKK, encoded by the coding sequence ATGGAACAAATTATTAGTAGTAAAAAGTTTGGTCTTATTAGATTAATAATGATAAATATTATTGCTGTTGATAGCTTAAGAAATATTTCTATCACTGCTCAAGCAGGCTGGATCGTTATAACTTTTTATATTTTAGCAGGAATTTTCTTCTTGATTCCATGTGCACTACTAACAGCGGAGATGTCTACAGGCTCTTCACAAGAAACTGGTGGTATATATATCTGGGTTAAAAAGGCATTTGGTAAAAGATTAGGTTTTTTAGTTATCTGGTTACAGTGGGTTTACAACTTAGTTTGGTTTCCATCTATTTGCGGTTTTTTTGCCGGAGTGATTGCTTATGTCATAGCACCGCTAATAGGACAAGATGCTAATCAATTAGTCGCTAATCCATGGTATATGATATCAATGAGTTTAGTGATGTTTTGGAGTGCCACAGCAATTAATTTATTTGGCATCAAAACATCAAGTACAATAAGTACACTTGGTGCCATTATTGGTACACTTTTACCAATGTTTATTATCATCATAATAGCAATAATATGGTCAATATCTCATGCTGCTGAGCTTGTTGTACCAAATATTTCTGACTTTATTCCATCAGGTAAGAATATCAGTAGCTGGGCTTTATTTATAACAGTAATGTTTAGCCTTTTTGGTTTAGAAATGAGCGCTATACACGCAGCAAATGTTAAAAATGCTAAGAAAAACTTCCCTCGTGCCCTACTAATTTCTGGTTCAATAATATTAGGGTCTTTGATTTTATTAAATATTGCGGTGATATTAGTAAGTAGTCAGTTACAAATTGGTGATGTTGATATCGTTACAGGTCTGATGGTTTCTTTCCACTACTTCTTTAGTCAAATTAATATGCCATGGATGACTTATATAATCGCAGTAACGCTGATATTTGGTGCATTTACAACAACGTCGGCCTGGATTATGGGATTATCTAGAGCTTTTATGGTTGTTAGTAATGACAACGTCTTGCCACAAATATTTGGTAGAACAAATAAGAATGATGCTCCTGATACTATACTTATTACTCAGGCACTTGTTTTTACTGTATTTTGTTTCTCATATATTTTTATGCCATCAGTAAATGAAGCATATTGGTATCTTAGTGATTTAACTGCACAACTAGCAGTGATAGCATATATCTTGATGTTTATCACCGCTGTAAAACTAAAAATCAGTTCGCCACTTCAAGAAGGTCAATACGAAATATGGAAGGGTTCTTTTGGAACTATTATAATGGCTTTGTTAGGATGCTTTAGCTGTTTAGTAGCGATAATTGTTGGATTTATTCCCATAGATAATATGGCTATTTCAGTTTTAAACTTTGATATGATGCTTATTATCGGTGTTGTCATTGCACTAATTATTCCAGCAGTTATAGCCATTAAAAAATAA
- a CDS encoding polyamine ABC transporter substrate-binding protein: MKRKVFIIGLIVSLFNLVYSKDDSYICDNKILKTPITATQTRTQLNFTNWANYISPNIVPCFSELSNTRVKYIYTSDDNMTRAKIMTGSSGFDLIEQGALYLNSEIVSNALIKLDKSKLPNLKYRNKVIYDKVSQINDPGNNYAMVYSYGTTGLAYNKQKIEQRLGKDVVPNSWKYVFDKKYLKQIAPCGVSLLDEPEQIFGNYFFYHGIDPNTNNKAAYEKAALDIIRNVRPYIKYFDSNKYQNDFTAGNLCLVMGYSGDVVRSVERAKSVNPDVTLAYVIPKEGTNIWFDMLMIPKGAKDLDKAYALMNYIIDPYVSAQNSNYLYQPNAVTQNKKYLDDIFDNTNIRPTDEMIKKMYVLNIHDAKMQSFISRIWMNVKYGIEFTPKYYNPQKNK, encoded by the coding sequence ATGAAACGAAAGGTTTTTATTATTGGCCTGATAGTTAGCTTGTTTAATTTGGTATATTCAAAAGATGATTCATACATTTGTGATAATAAAATTCTTAAAACTCCTATCACAGCTACACAAACTAGAACACAGTTAAATTTTACTAACTGGGCAAACTATATATCTCCTAATATAGTACCATGCTTTTCAGAACTATCTAATACTAGAGTCAAGTATATTTATACCTCTGACGATAATATGACTCGTGCTAAAATAATGACAGGATCATCTGGTTTTGATCTAATCGAGCAAGGTGCACTATATCTAAATAGCGAAATAGTATCTAATGCTCTTATCAAACTTGATAAATCAAAGCTACCAAATCTAAAATATCGTAATAAAGTAATTTATGATAAAGTTTCACAGATAAATGATCCAGGTAATAACTATGCTATGGTATATAGTTATGGAACAACAGGGTTAGCGTATAACAAACAAAAAATAGAGCAAAGACTTGGTAAAGACGTGGTTCCTAATAGCTGGAAGTATGTTTTTGATAAAAAATACCTCAAACAAATAGCTCCATGTGGAGTTTCGTTACTTGATGAACCAGAGCAAATATTTGGAAATTATTTTTTCTATCATGGTATTGATCCAAATACGAATAACAAAGCTGCGTATGAAAAAGCAGCTTTAGATATTATTAGAAATGTGCGTCCATATATTAAATATTTTGATAGTAATAAGTATCAAAATGATTTCACTGCAGGTAACCTTTGTTTAGTTATGGGCTATTCTGGTGATGTAGTTAGATCTGTAGAAAGAGCAAAGTCAGTGAATCCAGATGTCACACTTGCGTATGTTATCCCTAAAGAGGGTACTAATATTTGGTTTGATATGCTAATGATACCAAAAGGAGCTAAAGATTTAGATAAAGCTTATGCTTTGATGAACTATATCATAGATCCATATGTATCAGCACAAAATAGTAATTATTTGTATCAACCCAATGCTGTTACGCAAAACAAAAAATATCTAGATGATATATTTGATAATACTAATATCAGACCTACTGATGAGATGATTAAGAAAATGTATGTTCTTAATATCCATGATGCAAAAATGCAAAGCTTTATTAGTAGAATATGGATGAATGTTAAATATGGCATAGAATTTACACCGAAGTATTATAATCCTCAAAAAAATAAATAA